A genomic stretch from Streptomyces venezuelae ATCC 10712 includes:
- the ftsH gene encoding ATP-dependent zinc metalloprotease FtsH, with protein MANPVPPRDRTDQPWRSEGAPPPPSPRKRMPGGWGGLVLTALAVYLIANIVLSFFNEGDGPTISYTEFDKQVAAGNVTKIYSKGDAIQGQLKNKQPVPDGDGDYTKFTTQRPAFADDDLWAQLTKQNVVVTAEPVVQERSFLANLLISLAPMLLLVLLWVFIARRMSSGMGGAGGMLGRKAPPKPVELETGAKRTTFEDVAGIDEVEGELNDVVDFLKNPQAYREMGAKMPRGVLLAGPPGTGKTLLARAVAGEAGVPFFSASASEFIEMIVGVGASRVRELFAEARKVAPAIIFIDEIDTIGRARGGGSGMGGHDEREQTLNQILTEMDGFTGSEGVIVLAATNRADVLDPALTRPGRFDRIVHVNPPDRGGREAILKIHTREIPLAKDVDLEHVARTTPGMTGAELANLANEAALLAVKREQKAVTQSDLSDALEKVQLGAERPLVMPADERRRTAYHESGHALLGMLQPGADPVRKITIVPRGRALGVTLSTPDSDKYAYTEDYLRGRIIGALGGMAAEQVVFGVVTTGAESDLEQVTNIARGMAGRWGMSERVGRLTAIPSDAQQAYGLSAAPATLDTVDAEMRRIVDECYESAVRQLREHRGRLDALAAALLENETLEEAAAYRAAGLPRAGHED; from the coding sequence GTGGCCAACCCCGTACCCCCGCGCGACCGGACCGATCAGCCCTGGCGCTCGGAAGGGGCTCCGCCGCCCCCGTCGCCGAGGAAACGGATGCCGGGCGGCTGGGGCGGCCTCGTCCTCACCGCGCTCGCCGTGTACCTGATCGCCAACATCGTCCTGTCGTTCTTCAACGAGGGGGACGGGCCGACGATCTCGTACACCGAGTTCGACAAGCAGGTCGCCGCCGGGAACGTCACCAAGATCTACTCCAAGGGCGACGCGATCCAGGGCCAGCTGAAGAACAAACAGCCCGTGCCGGACGGCGACGGCGACTACACGAAGTTCACCACCCAGCGGCCCGCCTTCGCCGACGACGACCTGTGGGCCCAGCTGACCAAGCAGAACGTCGTCGTCACCGCCGAACCCGTCGTCCAGGAACGCAGCTTCCTCGCCAACCTCCTCATCTCGCTGGCGCCGATGCTGCTGCTCGTCCTGCTCTGGGTGTTCATCGCCCGCCGGATGAGCTCCGGGATGGGCGGCGCGGGCGGCATGCTCGGCCGCAAGGCCCCGCCGAAACCCGTCGAACTCGAGACCGGCGCCAAGCGCACGACCTTCGAGGACGTCGCCGGCATCGACGAGGTCGAGGGCGAGCTCAACGACGTCGTCGACTTCCTCAAAAACCCCCAGGCCTACCGCGAGATGGGCGCCAAGATGCCCCGCGGCGTGCTCCTCGCCGGCCCGCCCGGCACCGGCAAGACCCTGCTCGCCCGCGCCGTCGCCGGCGAGGCCGGAGTGCCGTTCTTCTCCGCCTCCGCGTCCGAGTTCATCGAGATGATCGTGGGCGTCGGAGCCTCCCGGGTCCGCGAACTGTTCGCCGAGGCCCGCAAGGTCGCCCCGGCGATCATCTTCATCGACGAGATCGACACCATCGGCCGGGCCCGCGGCGGCGGCTCCGGGATGGGCGGCCACGACGAGCGCGAGCAGACCCTCAACCAGATCCTCACCGAGATGGACGGCTTCACCGGCTCCGAAGGCGTCATCGTCCTCGCCGCCACCAACCGCGCCGACGTCCTCGACCCGGCCCTCACCCGGCCGGGCCGCTTCGACCGGATCGTGCACGTCAACCCGCCGGACCGGGGCGGCCGGGAGGCCATCCTCAAGATCCACACCCGGGAGATCCCGCTCGCCAAGGACGTCGACCTGGAGCACGTGGCCCGGACGACCCCGGGCATGACCGGCGCCGAACTCGCCAACCTCGCCAACGAGGCCGCCCTGCTCGCGGTCAAGCGCGAGCAGAAGGCCGTCACCCAGTCCGACCTGTCCGACGCCCTGGAGAAGGTCCAGCTCGGCGCCGAACGGCCGCTCGTGATGCCGGCCGACGAGCGGCGCCGCACCGCGTACCACGAGAGCGGGCACGCCCTCCTCGGCATGCTCCAGCCCGGCGCCGACCCGGTCCGCAAGATCACCATCGTGCCGCGCGGCCGCGCCCTCGGCGTCACCCTCTCCACTCCCGACTCCGACAAGTACGCCTACACCGAGGACTACCTGCGCGGCCGGATCATCGGCGCCCTCGGCGGCATGGCCGCCGAACAGGTCGTCTTCGGCGTCGTCACCACCGGCGCCGAGAGCGACCTGGAACAGGTCACCAACATCGCCCGGGGCATGGCGGGCCGCTGGGGCATGAGCGAGCGCGTCGGCCGGCTCACCGCCATCCCGAGCGACGCCCAGCAGGCGTACGGCCTCTCGGCGGCGCCCGCGACCCTCGACACCGTGGACGCGGAGATGCGCCGCATCGTCGACGAGTGCTACGAGAGCGCCGTACGCCAGCTCCGCGAGCACCGCGGCCGACTGGACGCGCTGGCCGCCGCGCTCCTGGAGAACGAGACCCTGGAGGAGGCGGCCGCCTACCGCGCGGCGGGCCTCCCGCGCGCGGGACACGAGGACTGA
- a CDS encoding class I SAM-dependent methyltransferase, giving the protein MTPTLVPHHPARDWAEIQERMLVPLYEAVYDRLGVGAGTRVLGLRCGSGLALLMAAARGASVVGADRDHARVELARERLPEAVTVTEEPPEGVPYDVITAFHTTDRLLPELVAVTRTAQPGTTVVLAGWGPPERCATEPVLRVGARLADRRPGLVTDLDGLVAGAGLRPDGSGRVACPFGYANEGSAVRGLLSTGAFDEAVRATDLGQVEKEIAEALAPHVRADGTVWMPNVFRYVVARVR; this is encoded by the coding sequence ATGACACCTACGCTCGTCCCGCACCACCCCGCGCGCGACTGGGCCGAGATCCAGGAACGGATGCTCGTCCCGCTCTACGAGGCGGTGTACGACCGGCTCGGCGTGGGCGCCGGGACCCGGGTCCTGGGCCTGCGCTGCGGCTCCGGCCTGGCCCTTCTGATGGCGGCGGCCCGGGGCGCGAGCGTCGTCGGCGCGGACCGGGACCACGCGCGCGTGGAGCTGGCGAGGGAGCGGCTCCCCGAGGCGGTGACGGTCACGGAGGAGCCCCCGGAGGGTGTCCCGTACGACGTGATCACGGCCTTCCACACCACGGACCGGCTCCTGCCCGAGCTGGTCGCCGTCACCCGTACGGCGCAGCCGGGCACGACGGTCGTGCTCGCCGGGTGGGGTCCGCCGGAGCGCTGCGCCACGGAGCCGGTGCTGCGGGTCGGGGCCCGGCTCGCGGACCGCCGTCCCGGGCTCGTCACGGACCTTGACGGGCTGGTGGCGGGGGCGGGGCTGCGGCCGGACGGTTCGGGGCGGGTGGCCTGCCCCTTCGGGTACGCGAACGAGGGCAGCGCGGTCCGCGGACTGCTCTCGACGGGCGCCTTCGACGAGGCGGTCCGGGCGACGGACCTCGGCCAGGTGGAGAAGGAGATCGCGGAGGCACTCGCCCCGCACGTACGCGCGGACGGGACGGTGTGGATGCCGAACGTCTTCCGGTACGTGGTGGCCCGGGTGCGCTAA
- the rpsP gene encoding 30S ribosomal protein S16, producing the protein MAVKIKLKRLGKIRQPHYRIVVADSRTRRDGRAIEEIGLYHPTYNPSRIEVDSERAQYWLSVGAQPTEPVLAILKLTGDWQKHKGLPAPEKALLVPATKEAKRASFDEFAKTLEGGDDKGEAITPKAKKADKKADEAEAASTESTEA; encoded by the coding sequence GTGGCAGTCAAGATCAAGCTCAAGCGCCTCGGCAAGATTCGCCAGCCGCACTACCGCATCGTCGTCGCCGACTCCCGCACCCGTCGTGACGGTCGCGCGATCGAGGAGATCGGCCTCTACCACCCGACGTACAACCCGTCGCGTATCGAGGTCGACTCCGAGCGTGCGCAGTACTGGCTGTCCGTCGGCGCCCAGCCGACCGAGCCGGTTCTCGCCATCCTGAAGCTCACCGGCGACTGGCAGAAGCACAAGGGCCTCCCGGCCCCCGAGAAGGCTCTGCTCGTCCCCGCCACGAAGGAGGCGAAGCGCGCCTCGTTCGACGAGTTCGCGAAGACCCTCGAGGGCGGCGACGACAAGGGTGAGGCCATCACCCCGAAGGCCAAGAAGGCCGACAAGAAGGCGGACGAGGCCGAGGCCGCGTCCACCGAGTCGACCGAGGCCTGA
- a CDS encoding RNA-binding protein: MLEEALEHLVKGIVDNPDDVQVASRNLRRGRVLEVRVHPDDLGKVIGRNGRTARALRTVVGAIGGRGIRVDLVDVDQVR; this comes from the coding sequence ATGCTCGAGGAGGCTCTCGAGCACCTCGTGAAGGGCATCGTCGACAACCCCGACGACGTGCAGGTCGCCTCGCGCAACCTGCGCCGCGGCCGCGTGCTGGAGGTCCGGGTCCACCCCGACGACCTCGGCAAGGTGATCGGCCGCAACGGCCGCACCGCGCGTGCGCTGCGTACCGTCGTGGGTGCCATCGGCGGCCGTGGCATCCGGGTCGACCTCGTCGACGTGGACCAGGTCCGCTGA
- the rimM gene encoding ribosome maturation factor RimM (Essential for efficient processing of 16S rRNA) → MQLVVARIGRAHGIKGEVTVEVRTDEPELRLGPGAVLLTDPASAGPLTIETGRVHSGRLLLRFEGVRDRNAAEALRNILLIAEVDPTELPEEEDEYYDHQLMDLDVVLADGTEIGRITEISHLPSQDLFIVERPDGTELMIPFVESIVTEIDLEEQRAVIDPPPGLIDDRAEIVSSRDESGEDEA, encoded by the coding sequence GTGCAGTTGGTAGTCGCGCGGATCGGCCGCGCCCACGGGATCAAGGGCGAGGTCACCGTCGAGGTCCGCACGGACGAGCCCGAGCTCAGGCTCGGCCCCGGTGCCGTGCTGCTCACCGACCCGGCCTCGGCCGGGCCGCTGACCATCGAGACCGGCCGGGTGCACAGCGGCCGGCTGTTGCTGCGCTTCGAGGGCGTCCGCGACCGGAACGCCGCCGAGGCCCTGCGCAACATCCTCCTCATCGCCGAGGTCGACCCCACGGAACTGCCCGAGGAGGAGGACGAGTACTACGACCACCAGCTCATGGACCTGGACGTGGTGCTCGCCGACGGCACCGAGATCGGCCGGATCACCGAGATCTCCCACCTGCCGTCCCAGGACCTCTTCATCGTCGAGCGCCCCGACGGCACCGAGCTGATGATCCCCTTCGTCGAGTCGATCGTCACCGAGATCGACCTGGAGGAGCAGCGCGCCGTCATCGACCCGCCGCCGGGTCTGATCGACGACCGCGCCGAGATCGTCTCCTCCCGCGACGAGTCCGGTGAGGACGAGGCATGA
- the trmD gene encoding tRNA (guanosine(37)-N1)-methyltransferase TrmD — protein MRLDVVTIFPEYLEPLNVSLVGKARARGQLDVHVHDLRDWTYDRHNTVDDTPYGGGPGMVMKTDPWGDALDQTLADGYEGGAHGPVLVVPTPSGRPFTQELAVELSERPWLIFTPARYEGIDRRVMDEYATRMPVYEVSIGDYVLAGGEAAVLVVTEAVARLLPGVLGNAESHRDDSFAPGAMANLLEGPVYTKPPEWRGRGIPDVLLSGHHGKIARWRRDEAFRRTAAHRPDLIERCDPAAFDKKDREILSMMGWAPEPGGRFWRRLDDVEE, from the coding sequence ATGAGGCTCGACGTCGTCACGATCTTCCCCGAGTACCTCGAACCGCTGAACGTCTCGCTGGTCGGCAAGGCCCGCGCGCGCGGACAGCTCGACGTCCACGTCCACGACCTGCGGGACTGGACGTACGACCGGCACAACACCGTCGACGACACCCCGTACGGCGGCGGTCCCGGCATGGTCATGAAGACCGACCCCTGGGGCGACGCGCTCGACCAGACGCTCGCCGACGGCTACGAGGGCGGCGCCCACGGCCCCGTCCTCGTCGTCCCCACCCCCAGCGGCCGCCCCTTCACCCAGGAGCTCGCCGTCGAGCTCTCCGAGCGGCCCTGGCTGATCTTCACCCCGGCCCGCTACGAGGGCATCGACCGCCGCGTCATGGACGAGTACGCGACCCGGATGCCCGTGTACGAGGTCTCCATCGGCGACTACGTGCTGGCCGGCGGGGAGGCCGCCGTCCTCGTCGTCACCGAGGCCGTCGCCCGGCTGCTGCCCGGCGTCCTCGGCAACGCCGAGTCCCACCGGGACGACTCCTTCGCCCCCGGGGCCATGGCCAACCTCCTGGAGGGGCCCGTCTACACCAAGCCCCCCGAGTGGCGCGGCCGGGGCATCCCCGACGTCCTGCTCAGCGGGCACCACGGCAAGATCGCCCGCTGGCGGCGCGACGAGGCCTTCCGCCGTACCGCCGCCCACCGGCCCGATCTCATCGAGCGCTGCGACCCGGCGGCCTTCGACAAGAAGGACCGCGAGATCCTCTCGATGATGGGCTGGGCGCCCGAGCCCGGCGGCCGATTTTGGCGCAGGCTCGACGACGTGGAAGAATAG
- the rplS gene encoding 50S ribosomal protein L19, translated as MASLLDQVNAGSLRSDLPAFRPGDTVNVHVRVIEGNRSRIQQFKGVVIRRQGSGVSETFTVRKVSFSVGVERTFPVNSPIFEKIELVTRGDVRRAKLYYLRELRGKAAKIKEKRDR; from the coding sequence ATGGCCTCCCTGCTCGACCAGGTCAACGCGGGTTCGCTCCGCTCCGACCTCCCCGCCTTCCGTCCCGGCGACACCGTGAACGTCCACGTGCGCGTCATCGAGGGCAACCGCTCCCGCATCCAGCAGTTCAAGGGTGTCGTCATCCGCCGTCAGGGCTCGGGCGTCAGCGAGACCTTCACGGTCCGCAAGGTCTCGTTCTCCGTCGGCGTCGAGCGCACCTTCCCGGTGAACAGCCCGATCTTCGAGAAGATCGAGCTCGTGACCCGCGGTGACGTCCGTCGCGCCAAGCTCTACTACCTGCGTGAGCTGCGCGGCAAGGCTGCCAAGATCAAGGAGAAGCGCGACCGCTGA
- the lepB gene encoding signal peptidase I, translating to MDTEAHDTERDPSSDTEDGSRSARVSEDSRTTSGRRRAALLGAVCVAFLLLLSHFVVQPFLIPSGSMEPTLQVGDRILVNKLAYRFGSEPARGDVVVFDGTGSFVREQPAGNPVTGLLHDGAAALGLAEPDETDFVKRVVGIGGDRVVCCDRNGRLTVNGVPVEERYVMLGDQPSSVPFDIVVPQNRLWVMGDHRSQSSDSRDHLGNPGGGMVPVDKVVGRADWIAWPFGRWSTVRGTDAFDAVPAAPPGGHPVGPRG from the coding sequence ATGGACACCGAAGCACACGACACGGAGCGCGACCCCTCTTCCGACACGGAGGACGGGTCGCGCTCCGCGCGCGTTTCCGAGGACTCCAGGACCACGTCCGGCCGGCGGCGCGCGGCGCTCCTCGGCGCTGTGTGCGTGGCCTTCCTGCTGCTCCTGAGCCATTTCGTGGTGCAGCCCTTCCTGATCCCGAGCGGCTCCATGGAGCCGACCCTCCAGGTCGGTGACCGGATCCTGGTCAACAAGCTGGCGTACCGTTTCGGCAGTGAGCCGGCCCGGGGCGACGTCGTCGTCTTCGACGGCACCGGCTCCTTCGTACGGGAGCAGCCCGCGGGCAATCCCGTCACCGGACTCCTGCACGACGGGGCGGCCGCCCTCGGGCTCGCCGAGCCCGACGAGACCGACTTCGTGAAGCGGGTCGTCGGCATCGGCGGCGACCGGGTCGTCTGCTGCGACAGGAACGGCCGGCTCACCGTCAACGGCGTCCCCGTCGAGGAGCGGTACGTGATGCTCGGCGACCAGCCGTCCAGCGTGCCCTTCGACATCGTCGTCCCGCAGAACCGGCTCTGGGTCATGGGCGACCACCGCAGCCAGTCCAGCGACTCCCGCGACCACCTGGGCAACCCCGGCGGCGGCATGGTCCCGGTCGACAAGGTCGTCGGACGCGCCGACTGGATCGCCTGGCCGTTCGGCCGCTGGTCCACGGTCCGGGGGACCGACGCCTTCGACGCCGTACCGGCCGCCCCGCCCGGCGGACACCCGGTGGGGCCCCGTGGGTAG